The DNA region TTACAATCCTGAATTTCCTATTAAACTACGCGAATATCTGCTGCCTGCCAAAACAAATGGAACATTATTTACATTAACTTTACCAATTTACGAAGGTTTGGTTCGAAACACAGCTCGTGAATTTTTTATTGTTTATCAGAAATTAGATTCCAACCCAAAATTTTTTAGAAAGGAAGCGGATCGGTATTTGATGTTAGTGGAGGAAAATCGTTTGGATCCGTATTATTTAAATCGGTTCATATTGTTTATGTATCCTGCATTTACGGACAATGAAGACCCTGAAGAATCATCCAGATTTGTTTATCGAAAAGGTGATGAAACTCTGGAAGCCCAAGTAGTAAAAGAATTAGTTGGCTTTTGGATTCGTAGAAAGGCGGATGGAACAGATACAGAATTTGTTTTGGGTTTGGTGGATTTATTAAAGTTATACGATCCGGAGTTTTATCAAAACCGAATCGTACCCTCTTCTAATTAACTTACCATTAACCTAAGATATCTTTCATTGCATCAATTACATCTTTTTCGTCTGATTTTGTCATACCAGCAAATAGAGGTAATGATACAGAACGATCATACATCAGGCAGGCATTCGGATATTCTTTGCGATTGTATTGAAACGTTTTTTTGTAATAAGGATGTTCAAAGATAGGAATGAAATGAAGGCTTGTGCCAATATTTCTTTCCTTTAATTCTTCTACCAAACTATCTCGTCCGATTTTGGCAATTTTTGGATCTAATTCAATGCGGTAGAGATGCCAGCTATGAATCCCATTCGAATCTTCTTTAGGGAGTTTGATTCCTTTTAGCGAGCTAAACTCTTGGTTATAATGTTTTGCAATTTCTGTTCTGCGTTCCCAAAATCCATGGGATTCTTTTAATTGTACGACACCTAATGCCGCGGCAATGTCTGTCATATTGTATTTGTAACCGGCATCGACAACTTCGTAATACCAACCTGGTCGGTTGAATGCATCACGATTTATTCCATGTAGTCGCATTTTACGAATTCGTTCAGCTGCCTCTTTATGAGAAGTGGTGACCATACCCCCTTCTCCAGTAGTAATTCCCTTGGTTGCATAAAAACTAAAAACAGTAAAATCACCCCAAGTTCCAATCATCTTATCTTTATGAACTGCAGGGAAAGCATGGGCGGCGTCTTCGATTACATATAAATTATATTCTTTCGCAATTGCCATGAGTCCTTCCATATCGCAAGTATAACCTGCTAAGTGGACGGGCATAATGGCTTTGATTTGTTTACCGGTCTTTTTACTTGTGAGTTCTTTTCCGTTCCATTTACATTTGGATGTAATTGTTTCACGAAGGGTTTCCGGAGTCATTAGGTTGTGGATGGGATCGACATCGGTGAGAATTGGTTCGGCCCCGAAATAACAAATCACTTCGGTCGTAGCAGTGAAAGTAATAGAACTAGTGATCGCTGCATCATTAGCCGTAAGCCCGATGGCTTCCAAAGCTAAATGTAAGCCCGCCGTTGCCGAATTGACAGCGATGGTTTCTTTGCTACCCACAAAGTCACCAAACTCCATCTCGAATTGTTTTACTTTCGGACCAGAGGTAACCCAACCTGACCGAAGCACTTGAGCTACTTCTTCAATCGCATCTTCCGAGATCGAAGGAAGAGCAAACGGTAGGAATGTTTTGCGAGATGTGAGCATATTCATTTATACGACATAATTCGGAAAAAATTTCCAGTCTTTTCCGCTCCCAAACTTCCTATCGACGGTATTTTTGAAAGCTGAATAGGGATTTTCACCCAAGGTTTAAAAATCTACTTGTAGGCACTTACGAAATTTCGCATTCTTTCCTGGAACATGGAAGTTCCTTTTTCTGAGATTTTAAATCGTATTGCTGTCATTGACCGAGACATTGCTGAGCTCAATCGGTTGAAAAGCCGTTTGCCGGCTGACAGACCGTACTCACCTACCATCCAACTTACTTTTGATAAACAAATCAATACTCTGTTAAACGAGCGGGTTTCCCTCATGGAACTCCCGATCCTCCACCCTCCCCTTTGGTTACTTTCCAAAGAAGGCTTGGAACCATCCACAGAGTCACCTCTTCTCAAAGAGAGAAAATCCTTACTGGCTGGGGACTTGTCTGTCCCTCATCCAAACGAACAGGATGTCATCAATTTCATTCGAGAAATTCCAAAAACAGAGGTTCACCTCCATTTGGAAGCCTGTGTGAACAAAGAAACTTTGAAGTTTTTGTACAAAAAGAACGGAATCGAAGTTACAGATAAAGAGTTTGAAGATAAATACAATTTTAAAGATCTCAATGGTTTCATTCAGGTATTTTTCTTTGTGCAAGGATCGGTAAAAGAAGCTTCTGACTTAGGTTATTTTATCGATAGTTTAGCTGACTATTTACGATCCAACAATATCATCTATTGCGAAGCATTTTTTGCTCCTTCTAAGTTCATCCAAAACGGATTGGATTTTGATGAAATGGTAGAAGTGATGGTCAATCGCATTCGTCAAATCGAAGTCAAAGATGGAATCACCATCCGATTGTTAGTGGATGTATCTCGTTCTTTTGGTCCAGAAAATGCGATGAACAACCTCAAACGAGTATTGGGATTAAAACATAAAGAAGTGATCGGAATTGGACTTGGTGGCGCGGAACTTATGGGCCCTGCTAAGGATTATTCAGAAGTATTCAAAGTCGCACGCGAATCTGGGTTACGATGTGTGGCTCACTCCGGCGAAGATGATGGACCTTGGGCAATTTGGGATGCTGTTAATCTTTGTAAGGCGGAAAGAATCGGACACGGAACTTCTGCCATCCAAGATCCAGAGCTTGTTCGTTACATGAAAGAAAATCGTATCCCGATTGAGATTTGTGTTACTTCTAATGTTTTTACAGGGAAATATGTTCGTAAGGAACAAAACCACCCGGTTCGTTATTATTATGACCAAGGTTTGATGTTGTGTATCAATACAGATGATCCAGATATCTTTAATGTCAATCTTACATACGAATTTTTTAAACTCTATCGTTTCTTAGATTTTTCTATCGATGAAATCATTGATTTGGTGAGACAGGGAGTACTTTGTACTTTCCATCCAGAAAAAGAATCACTTTGGGCAGCCATGGAAGAGAAAATCGATCAAATTAAATTAAAATATAATTTGGTTTCAGAAAAACAAGTAACAGCAGTATAGTTTCGATTCTAGATAATTCTTTTCACTAAAAAGTTTGAATTTATCGAAATTCAATGGGTATATCATTTGAAGTTTTTCTGATATAACCTTCATTTGCGAGTTTTTGGTTTTTAAATCTTTTGAAATAAAATTTATTACCAACAATTTGAGTGAATTGTTCTACTGAGGTGGTAGTATCTTCAGTTTTTTCATCAAGAATAGGATCGTGAAGCTCACATTTGTATGTTTTGTAGGTACACGGATCTACCCATTCGATACATTCTACAAAATAGAAATTTGGATATTCTCTAAAAGTATAAATTTTGTTTTTAGTATAAATAATTTTTACATCAGTAATATTGAATTTACCCGCAATTGGGTAAGTATATTCAAATACACCTAGTAGTTTTTTTTGACACTCAAGTTTGATTGTATTTTTGTTTAAATTGATTGCCTCAGTTTTAAATGGAAAAAGAAAATTTAAAGAAATAATTAAGAGAACAGAAATTTGATTTTTATTCATTTTGAAATAGTTCCTCAAGGTTACTTTTTAGTCATCGAATTAAATGTAAGTTATATTCTCGGGAAACGAGATGATTAAAAGCAGATTCAACTGATTCAGGGATAGAGATTTCAGATTGAAAACCTAATTTCGGGTATACGATGATTCTTTGTAAATCACCAACAATTTCGTTTATAATCATATAAAGATTGATATATTGATGAGGGGCTTCTAACAGAGAGTATTTAGGTGCGGAAATGATGAATTGGTTCTCTGACCATTGTTTGTTTAAAGCCAACCTAACCCTTAAAGTCATAGAAGGTTTTTGAATCGCAATTACCGAGTTTACCTTAATATTCATTCTGTTTAACAATGATTTCGTGAATTGAATATTTTCACCTGTGTTGGTAGATTCATTTTCAATGATGAGATCTTGTATAGGAATGCCTTCATCCCTTACGAACTTGGCAAAAGATTCGGCCTCCGAATCAGAGAATACATTCTTAGTAAAAAAGTTAAGTCCCCCCGAAAATAGAATTCGATTCGCATAACCATTTTTGTATAGATCTGCTGCATACTTAGCCATTCTAATGTCATGGCTACAAAGGACAAAAATTAAATCTGCTTTATCAAGATCATCTTTTTGTGTGAGAAAATCCCAAATGATAGAAGCAGATTCTAAATCTGTATCAGAAATTTTTTTATGAGAGAGTAACAACAGAAACCAATTAACTTACTGCTTCTTTTAAAACCGCGATATCTATTTTTCTCATTTTTAACATGGCTTGTGTGGCACGTTCCGCTTTGATTGGGTCTTTATGCGAAATTAGTTGTAAAAGAATTTTCGGGGTCACTTGCCAATACATACCAAATTTATCTTGAAGCCAACCACACATACTTTCTGTACCGCCATCTGCGAGAAGAGCGTTCCAATAATAATCTACTTCTTTCTGAGTTTCTACACTAATCATAAAGGAGACACCCCAGGTAAATTTAAACTCTGGTCCACCATTGTAGGCTGTAAACTTTTGTCCGTTTAAAATAAACTCACCTTGCATTGGATTTGCGGTAATGATTTTCGATTTTTTAAAAACGGATGCATAGAATTTTGCAACCTCTTCAATATTTGCATTAAACATAAGAAAGGGTGTAATGCTATGAGTTGGGTTGGAGTGATAATCTAACTTTTTTAGATTTGCTTTTGTTTTGATTCCACTCGATTTTTTCTTCTTTGGTGCTGCCATGGTTTTCTCCTTTTATACTATTATTCTTCACTTTCTTCGTCGTCTGAGCTTGGAAAAATTCTTTGAAGCGGCGGCTCATATGTTTTTACATCATTACATACAATACTTGCGATAAAGAATCCAAAATTAGCATCGTTTGACCATCTTGGGCTAAAATGGTCACAGGAATAAAACTCAATATCTTTGGAACACCGATCAATATCTTCTGTTTTGTAGTAGGAGTATGGATTAAAAACTTCAAAACGAGTGAATAAATGCAAAATCAGAAAGAAAGAATTTGTGGTTTCTATAGAAAGAGTTCTCCGCATTGGATCAGGGTTTGTATCATTCCTATTATATGAGTGAGTTAACAAACTACAACTGTGCAATTTCGATATAATGGGACTGGTGATTCTTTGGTTTGCTTCTGATCCTTCGAGGTAATCTGGCCCATTGTATAAATGGTGACAGTGAATGAAGAAAACAAAGGGAAATATAAATTTGAAATTAGCTAAAAAAATTATGTTCCTTTTTAAGGAGATTAACATTTTTATTTACCTATCTTTTGGATCAAAAAATTTTTACGCTAAAATTTCGGTTCACCAATTAAAAACCAAGCATTAACAATCAGTTGTTTTTCTATTTCGTAAATTGCTAATACATCTATATTTGCTTTTCCTTCTGGAAAGTTTCTAGTAACTAATTCTTGATCGACAATTTTACCACCAAACACTTGTCTAGAAATCAATTTTGCAAAAAGATCTGGCTCCTGGAAACGAATTATATGTCTTTCCTTAATTTGGTCAATCCCATCTGCAATTAAAGTCGACGGATGGAGATATATTTTTGCATTTTTGTCCCAACATTTGACAAACGAATCAATGTCTTTATTGTTATATGCCTTTAATTGGGTATCGATTAAGTTTATATTTGTTTCTTGATTCATAAGTTTTATAAGAATTATAGATTAATAACAATTATATAAGGTAAGGCGAAGGTTTCTCTGAAGATAGAATAGAAATCTCGGATTTCAAAATACCTAGCATAGGAAGTTTTGACATTTTGAAATCCCGCTTTTTTTACTAGATATTTGGATCGAGGAAGGTGGTAATACTGCGAGATAATCAGAATTGGTTCTGCAATATTGGATTCTAAGATATCCTTTAGATTGTTGGCTGATTTTTCTGTAGTGTAACCTATATTATCTTCAATGATTTGATCCGCATTAATTCCCTGGGTGACTAAATATTTTTTCATTACCTTTGCTTCATCAAATCCTTCTTTTCCCAATCCCCCGGAGACTATTATTTTTTGAATTAAATGTTCTTTATAAAGATTGACTGCCCTGTCTAATCTTGCTTGCAACCGATCTGATGGTGATCCATCTATTTCAACTTTGTTGCCCAGAACAAGGGCTACATTGGATTTCAGTTCTTTTTCTTCTACGAGTCCAGTTGAGACTATATAACTTGAAGATATGAGTAGGTAAGTAAAAGATAATTTGATTAGGAGATAGAATATTTTTTTCATTTGAGTTTTAAAATCAAAGGTTCAAGAATTTCAAAATCAATTTTCCCCAGGATGATTTTTGGAATTATCATTTCGGTTGAATTTTTTTCTCTAAAATCGCGCCCAATGTTATAGCAAAAAACAGTATTGAAAGATAACGAAATCCTATTTGGATAAAGTATAAATCAATCGGCATTTTGGACATGGGCAGTAATACAATGATGTCTAAAATCCAGTTAATCAAAATCCAAGAAATTCCAATGATGATTCCTTCTTTAAAAAAGTTAAAATCAACTAACAAAAAATATCGAAATAATAAAAAACAACCACTCAGAGATCCAACAACAATCATAATTGTTTTGAAAAGAAATAAGTCTATTTGTAATGTACCTTCTTTTGAAAAAAAGAATATCGAGATAAAAAACGGTACAAACCAACTCAAAAATCCAAATCCTAAATTCCGTTTAATTGCTTTCATAACCATAAAACCTCTTTATCATAATCAGATCATTTTAACAACGAATCGTCTGCTATAAAAAGAACAATTTCCGTTTTTGATTTTGAAAATAGCTTGACAATAAGTAATTTAATATTAAACTATCTAGGAAGAGGAATTAGAGTAAAAAACTCTAAGGTAATCGTATGAATCCAGCAGAAAACAGAGAAAATTCAGGAATCTTTCAACAAACAGCTACTTTGCCTTCGTTTTTTTTGGGCCACGGGAGTCCGATGAATGCAATTGAAGAAAATGAATTTGTGGAAGGATTACGAAATCTGAGTAAAACGATTCCCAAACCGAAAGCCATTCTTTGTATTTCCGCACACTGGGTGACGGATGGAACGTTTGTAACGGCTATGGAAAATCCTCCCACCATACATGACTTTGGTGGGTTTCCAAAAGCATTATTTGATGTAGAATATCCTGCGCCCGGTAGTCCAGAACTCGCGAAACACATTCAATCGGTTGTCAAATCTCAAAATGTTCAGTTAGATTATGAATGGGGATTGGATCACGGAGCTTGGAGCGTCATCAAACATATTTACCCAAAAGCAGACATTTCCGTTGTGCAACTAAGTATGGATTATAAAATTTCGCCGGAAGCCCATTTTCAATTGGCGAAAGAATTATCTTCCCTTCGAAACCAAGGAGTTCTCATTCTTGCCAGTGGGAATATTGTACATAACTTGCGTATGGTGGCATGGGACAGATTGAGCGAAGTATATGGATTTGATTGGGCATTGGATGTGAACCAAAAGGTAAAAAATTGGATTTTGGCTGGAGACAACGATTCCTTAATTCAAATACGTAATCATGGAAAAGAATTCGAATGGGCCATTCCCACTGCGGAACATTATTTACCTTTGTTATATACCTTAGGAACAAAATTAGAATCTGACAAGGTTTCTTTTTTTAATGATAAACCAGTAGCAGGTGCTTTGACAATGACTTCCGTAAGGTTTGATTCGTAAAAGAAACGGACGAGGAAAAAAGCATAACATGGAAAAACCACTAGAATATTTAATTCGTAAACCAAAGGTTTCTGTAGAAAATCCTCCACTTCTTCTTTTGTTACATGGTGTTGGCAGTAATGAAGAAGATTTGTTTTCCTTAACTAATTATTTACCTGATTCCTTATTGGTTGTTTCGGTGAGAGGTCCGTTAACTTTAGCGCCAGATAGTTATGCTTGGTATGAAGTATTATTCACAACCGGCCAACCTAAGATCAATTTGGAACAAGAAAAGGAAAGTAGAAGGTTATTATTAGAGTTATTGGATTATCTGAAATCAAATTACCAATTTGATGAATCTAATGTATGGATTGGTGGTTTTAGTCAAGGTGCTATCATGTCTTATTCTTTGGGATTACTTTATCCAGATAATTTCAAAGGAATCATCGCTTTGAGTGGCAGATTGTTAGAAGAGAACAAAGAAATTGTGAGAGTAACAGATAATGTTTTGAACAAAAAGATTTTTATCTCTCACGGAATCAACGATCGCGTATTGTCTGTAGAATATGCTCGTTCGGTAAAACAATATTTGGAATCACTTGGCATTCAACCTCATTATCAAGAATACCCAGAAGGTCATAGCATCAATCGGGAGATGTTAAAAGATTTAATCCAATGGTTGGAAGAAAATCTTTGATTTAGATTTTGATAAAGTTGGCAGTGTATGTCCTGCCTTTTCCGAAAACTTGTTTGAGACGTAGTCCAGTTGGTAATAAAATTTCTTCTACGTTTGTGAGAGTTAGGGAATCCGGATCACCAGCCTGTTCGGATATTGATACAATTCCATTTGGTTTTAAAACTCTAAACATTTCTTTTGCATAACTGTTGGGTTCTGAAATTTCTCCAAGAACTGTAACAAGATAAATCGCATCAAAATGATTATCAGGAAAAGGAAGAGAATCCTTTTGAGTAATTGATAATTCTACATTTTTGATTCCTTTTTGATTCATCCGTTTTCGTGCTTTTTCAAGCATTTCTGGCTGAATGTCTGCAAGATAAAGTTTTCCTTTTGGAATTCTTTTGGCAATGAAGGGGCTAAAATAACCGGGTCCACATCCGAGTTCCAAAACAATAGAATCATCTTTCAGATCCAATCGACTGGCAAGTTTCGCTGGTGATAAGTATAAGTTTCGGAATGGAAGAAGTAACATCCATGCCATTTGCGAAGGATACAATCCCTTACCGACTAGTCTTTGAAAAACATTTTGTTTATCAGCCATGAGATTATATCCTTTTCTAATTTGAATCAGGTTTCCATTTACTTTGAAAATACCATTTTCACTGACAGGTCCGGAATCAATCGATAATCCCCAATCGTTTGAAGATGAGTGGGATTCTTTCCAAATAAGGTTTGATTTGGAAAATTTCGTCCAGGTCGCTATCTTTGAGAATGGCAGAACATCGTGGATCTTGTTTCAAAAGGTCACGAAGATTTTTGGATTGGTCTGCCCAAACCGCCATCGCATTTTCTTGAACGATCAGGTAAGCATCTTCTCTTGAGATCCCACCTTTTTCAATCAACCATAACAAAACTTTTTGTGAAAATATAAGTCCACGAGTTACATTTAATGTGCGTTCGGTGGCATCTGGATAGACATGAAGGCCTTTTAAAACAAAGTTCATTTTTTCCAAAATGTAATCGAGTGCAATGGTGGAATCAGGAAGAACAATTCGTTCTGCTGAGGAATGAGAAATGTCTCTTTCATGCCAAAGTCCTACGTTTTGTAATCCAACGTTTACGTTCGAACGAATGACACGGGAGATCCCAGAAATTCTTTCGCATACGACAGGATTTCGTTTATGAGGCATCGCCGAAGATCCTTTTTGGCCTTTGGCAAAAGGTTCTTCTACTTCGCGTCCTTCTGTTTTTTGTAAAAGACGGATTTCTGTTGCCATACGATCCAAACTCGCTGCAACCACACCAAGTACGGACATATAAAAAGCATGACGGTCACGTGAGATGACTTGTGTCGCAATTGGATCAACAGTTAATCCAAGTTTGGTTAATACATATTCTTCAATTTCTAAATCAATATTGGAATAAGTTCCAACAGCTCCGGAAAGTTTACCAACGGCAACTTGTGCCCTAGCATCTTTCATTCGTTCTAAGTTACGAGTCATCTCTGCGTAAAAGAGTGCAAACTTAAGTCCAAGTGTCATTGGTTCCGCATGGATTCCATGAGAGCGTCCGATACAAGGAAGGTCTTTGTATTCTTTTGCTTTTTCTTTTGTTGTTTGTAAAAGTGTTTCGGTTCTTTGGATGAGAAGATCCATCGCTTGTACCATTTGAACACAAAGTGCCGTATCACCAACGTCACTGGAAGTCAGTCCAAAGTGAACATGACGGCCTGCTGGTCCTATATAAGAGTTTAGGTTGGTCAAATAGGCGATCACATCATGGTGGACTTTCGATTCTATTTCTAGAATTTCATCAACATTGAATTTTGCCTTTTGTTTGATGGTTTCTAGGTCTTCTTTGGGAACTTCTCCGCGGTTGGCGCGGGCTTCGCAGGCATAAATTTCAATATCTGTCCAAATCTTAAATTTGTTCTCTAATTCCCAGATGGCCGAAATCTCTGGATGGCTGTAACGATCGATCATAAGGGCAGTCTTTCATTAGAAACTTCTCTTTCAACTGGGAATTTTACGATTGCCGAACGATGTTCGAAATTCAAGTTTAGAATCTAGTAATAAATCCTAGGGGGGCATATGTCCAAAGAATTCGAAGGAAAAGTAGCACTGGTAACGGGAGCTGCCTCTCCCATTGGTTTGGGAAGAGCAATCGCAAACCGAATCGCATCGCATGGTGCAAGTTTGGTGCTTGTTGATTTGAATCAGGAAAAAATTGAAGAAGCTGCAAGAGAAGTAGAAGCAAAATTTGGTGTGAAAGCAATTGGAGTTGCTTGTAACGTAACAAAACCAGAAGACTGTGACGCTGCTATCAGCAAAACAAAAGAAGCTTTTGGAAAATTAGATTTTCTTGTGAACAACGCGGGAGTTTTGAAAGACAATCTTCTCATTCGTATGTCTGAACAAGAATATGACTTTGTAATGGATGTGAACTGTAAGGGAGTTTTCCTTATGACTAAATCCGCAAGTAAACTCATTCTAAAATCTGACTCTGGTCGAATCGTAAACATTTCCTCAGTTTCTGGATTAACAGGCCAACCAGGCCAAGCAAACTACTCCACTTCCAAAGCGGGTGTGATTGCGTTAACTAAAGTTTCTGCTCGTGAATTTTCAGGAAGAAACGTTCTTGTGAATGCAGTTTGCCCAGGTTATGTGCAAACAGAAATGACGGGAACTCTTTCTAAAGAAGTACAAGACAAGTTGACTGATCCTTCTGTGATCCCACTCAAACGTCCGGGGAAACAAGAAGAGATTGCATCTGCTGTGAAATTTTTCTTAAGCAATGATGCATCTTACATCACTGGAACTTACCTCCGTGTAGACGGTGGTGCCGCTATCGGGATGTAGATTTTTTATCCTTTGCCTTGGGTGCGATTGTGATTGGTTTTGCCGTCTTTTGCACCTTAGGCGAAGAAGATTTGGTTTTTGTTTCTTTTGTATTCTTTTTATCTTTAATCGTATCTACGTTTGGATTTTCTGTAGGTGGTTTTTTCTTTTCTTCCGGGACTGGTGGTGTTTGGATTTCATAATCATACCGAACGGTAGAACTCCAGTTCCCTGCAAAATCTCTGACACTCGCAAGCACTGTATGTTTTCCTGGTTCGTATAGAATCTCTGGTTCAAAGATTTCTAAACGGCCATCTTTTGGAAAAAATTCTGCTTTGCCCGGAATTCCATCCACAGTGATATCAAAGCCGTCAGGCATAATTCCCGATCCAACATCGACAGCTTTTAGATACAATGCAAAGTCTTCTCTCGGATATACAGTTTTATTCATCAAATCATGTAGATAAATGGTGGGAGGAGTTTGGTCAGAAAGAACCACAAACATTCCAGTTTTGCGAAGCCTTACTTTAAAAAACTGACCCCAAGAACTAAAGGAAGATCCATTGACCTTTTTTACATTCCCATCTGCTAAAACTTCATATAAATCCGCAGAGTTAATATCTTTGGTTTTGGGAACTTTTACATAAAGATCATAACCTAAATTAAAATCTTTAAAATCAGGGCCAATTTTATATACACTGGAAAGTTGATTGAGTCCCTTTGTATTGATTTGAATTTGTTCTTGTGCTTCAATATCAAAAAAAGCTTTGGAATACACAGCATTCACTGGGAAAAACAATTCTACTTTTGTATCTTTGGATTTGAAAGTTGTATAACGATCATAGTACACATTGTACTTCCATTCTTTGGTTACAATATGACTGTAATCACCTTGGTCTTTTAGGATATAAAAGGAAGCAAAAGACATTTGCCCACCCATACCAGTGGCACGAATCGTAATTTCCTTGGGTTCACCAAGACGCATTTGTTCGCTATCAAGTAAACCTTGTTCGCGGCCATTACTCCTCATTCCGAGTAGGTCATTTCCATCGCGTGTGTGCAGATAATAAGAGAAGGGATTTCCATTGGGTTTACTGACAGAGCTGTCATATAATAATACATTTTTTCTGGTATGTTCTTTTAAAATTTTTGAAAGTTGAAATCCTTGTAAAACATTTTCACCAATTAACATATCTAAGGTGAAAATTCCTAAACGATTGTTGTTGGATTTTTGATGAATAGCAACTTGAATTCCTACTTTTCCTTGGATAAAAAGTGTTGGTGACTCTGAGAGTTCAAAACGATTTCCACTAGTTTCATAAAAAGGAATTTCAATGGTTTCATTTCGGCCGTTGATAAAGGTTCGTGGTGTTTGTGGAGTGATACGAATTGTATTAAATACAATTGGTTCTGCCACATTGTATCCTAAACCATAATGCATAGGATTGTAATAAACATTGTCTTTAAAAAGTTCAAAATGTAAGTGTGGTGGGCCAACACCTGTATCACCAGAGAAGGCAATGGTTTCTCCTGCATCCACCTCTACCGCTTCGGGAAGTGCAATATCAAAATCTGTT from Leptospira noumeaensis includes:
- a CDS encoding glucose 1-dehydrogenase; translation: MSKEFEGKVALVTGAASPIGLGRAIANRIASHGASLVLVDLNQEKIEEAAREVEAKFGVKAIGVACNVTKPEDCDAAISKTKEAFGKLDFLVNNAGVLKDNLLIRMSEQEYDFVMDVNCKGVFLMTKSASKLILKSDSGRIVNISSVSGLTGQPGQANYSTSKAGVIALTKVSAREFSGRNVLVNAVCPGYVQTEMTGTLSKEVQDKLTDPSVIPLKRPGKQEEIASAVKFFLSNDASYITGTYLRVDGGAAIGM
- the purB gene encoding adenylosuccinate lyase, which translates into the protein MIDRYSHPEISAIWELENKFKIWTDIEIYACEARANRGEVPKEDLETIKQKAKFNVDEILEIESKVHHDVIAYLTNLNSYIGPAGRHVHFGLTSSDVGDTALCVQMVQAMDLLIQRTETLLQTTKEKAKEYKDLPCIGRSHGIHAEPMTLGLKFALFYAEMTRNLERMKDARAQVAVGKLSGAVGTYSNIDLEIEEYVLTKLGLTVDPIATQVISRDRHAFYMSVLGVVAASLDRMATEIRLLQKTEGREVEEPFAKGQKGSSAMPHKRNPVVCERISGISRVIRSNVNVGLQNVGLWHERDISHSSAERIVLPDSTIALDYILEKMNFVLKGLHVYPDATERTLNVTRGLIFSQKVLLWLIEKGGISREDAYLIVQENAMAVWADQSKNLRDLLKQDPRCSAILKDSDLDEIFQIKPYLERIPLIFKRLGIID
- a CDS encoding M23 family metallopeptidase translates to MLRTFVLVLILSLYPLSAISVSDYPPGFVLKNPYLWPVKGYDSITGAFGEFRTGHFHMGQDFSTGGRIGIPIIAVTKGKVTRVQRRWTSIGYALFLQHDDGMISRYGHLHKFSQKIIKQILKSKQAKRYKDRTDFDIALPEAVEVDAGETIAFSGDTGVGPPHLHFELFKDNVYYNPMHYGLGYNVAEPIVFNTIRITPQTPRTFINGRNETIEIPFYETSGNRFELSESPTLFIQGKVGIQVAIHQKSNNNRLGIFTLDMLIGENVLQGFQLSKILKEHTRKNVLLYDSSVSKPNGNPFSYYLHTRDGNDLLGMRSNGREQGLLDSEQMRLGEPKEITIRATGMGGQMSFASFYILKDQGDYSHIVTKEWKYNVYYDRYTTFKSKDTKVELFFPVNAVYSKAFFDIEAQEQIQINTKGLNQLSSVYKIGPDFKDFNLGYDLYVKVPKTKDINSADLYEVLADGNVKKVNGSSFSSWGQFFKVRLRKTGMFVVLSDQTPPTIYLHDLMNKTVYPREDFALYLKAVDVGSGIMPDGFDITVDGIPGKAEFFPKDGRLEIFEPEILYEPGKHTVLASVRDFAGNWSSTVRYDYEIQTPPVPEEKKKPPTENPNVDTIKDKKNTKETKTKSSSPKVQKTAKPITIAPKAKDKKSTSR